The genomic stretch ATATTCATCACTGTAACATCTACAATGCTATCAACATCAACATCATCCACATATTCATAATCAATATAATCGATCAATCGGTTCAGTTTGTCTTTACTTGTGTTTGATGAGAATAGCGTTTCGGGCGTTGCACTAAAGTTTAATTTTCCACCAATAAATACTCCTGCGGCTACTGCTGCGGCAATGATCACGGGAAGTAAATATTGTGTTGTTTTATTCAAAATACTATTGTTTTATGAGGTTTGCAATGTTGGAATGTGTTCTACTTCAACGCCTGCTTTTTGTAAAAATTGTACACCTGAGTCATCTTTGTACGCGGTTACATATACAACTCGCGTAATTCCTGATTGATGAATGAGCTTGCTACATTCTTTACATGGCGACATCGTAATGTACAACGTTGCACCAACACATGATTGTGTAGAAGCCGCTACTTTTAAAATAGCGTTTGCTTCTGCATGAAGCACGTACCATTTGGTATAACCTTCTTCATCTTCACAGAAATTTTCAAATCCTGAAGGTGTTCCGTTGTAACCGTCAGAAATAATCATTCTATCTTTTACAACAATCGCGCCGACTTGTTTACGCTTACAATAAGAGAGTTTTCCCCATTCTTTTGCCATTCGTAAATAGGCGTGATCATATTTTGCTTGTTTTTGTTTCGGCATAGCCAAATGTAAGTTTTTTATAGCGAAAAAAAGCAACCATAACAGTTGCTTTTCCTCTTCTGTAACGAAGATATTAGGTTTACCGTTGATTCACAACAGCATTGCTGTTAATTTTTTACCAAAATCTTGCTTTTATAAGTAATGGAATTAATACTCCAATAACAATTGCAGAGACAACCATAACCCAATCACGTTTTGAGAATCTAAATATTGTTTGAAATATAAAGGAAATAATAAGTACGACAACAACAATAATGATTTGGGCTGCTTCTATTCCTAATGTAAATTCTAATAATGGAAGTAATTTGTCATTAATATCATTAGTAATGAATTTAAAATCTTTGGCAAAAGCCAATCCATGAATAATTCCGAAAAATAATGCAGATATAACTAATATTACTGATTTTGTTTTATTTGCACTTTTTCCAGCAGTAAATACGTTATATAATGCCATTGTAAAAATCGTAATTAATACAAAAAACTCTACAATTTCTCCGTTTACTTTAACAGCTCCATAAGTCGATAGAATTAATGATAAAGTATGACCAATTGTAAAAGCAGTTACTAGCCATAATACTCTTTTCCAGTCTTTAAAAGTGTAAGCAATTATTAATACTACTAGAAAAAGAATATGATCGAGTCCATTGATCCGCAGAATATGGTTCATTCCTAATTCAAAGTAAAACAAGAATTGATCAAGCATAAAATTATAGGTTTTAGGGTTTGGGGTTTGTGCATCAAACTTACATTATATTTTTGGGTTTTAAAAACCGCGTTCTTTTTGCAGCTTTTCGTAGGCTTTTTGTACGTGTTGAAATTTTTCTTTGGCACCTTTCATGTGTTCTTCTCCTAAGTGTTGTAATTTGTCAGGATGATATTTTTTCGCCATTTTTCGGTATGCTTTTTTGATTTCATTAATAGAAACCGATTTGTCAATTTCTAAAATCTTATACGCGCTATCTACAGGATCGTAAAACATAGCTTTAATCGATTCGTAATCGCGCGCATTGATATAAAGATATCCTGCAATTTTTTCAATGAGTTCTACTTCACTTTCGCTCACATGTCCATCAGCTTTGGTCACGCCAAATAAATAGTGTAGTAATTGTAAACGTGAAGAATGATCCATGTACAACTGAATTTGCTGACATATTTCACGCGTAGAAAGGTCTTCTTTTTTTAGAATTCCGTTGAAAAGTTGAAATGCATGATTTGCGCGTTCTTTCCCGTACATTTTTACAAAATAGGCACGTACGTAGTTTTTTTCAGAATCTGAAACTTCGCCATCGACTTTCATTACAATTGCAGAAAGCACTAATAAACTTACTTCAAAATCTCCCGATTTGGTTTCCGCTTGTTTTTGTGCTGATGAAACTCTTCTCCTTCTTTTATCGTATACAGAATCAGCGCGTTTATTGCGTTGTTGTCCAGTACGTTTTGGCGGTTCTAACAGTAATCCTTTTGATGTTGCTTTGTCAACGGCAGCTCCAATGGCAAATCCAATAGCGGCTCCAATTGGTCCTCCAAGTGTCCAACCTAATGCGCCTCCAATCCAGCTTGCAAATCCACTCATATGGTTTGTTTTTTACCAAAGATACATTTTCCCAAGAATAATTCATTAAACAACACCATTTCTCTTTGAGCCTTTCTTTAACAAAAACTGCATTTAATTTTGGAATAAGCTTTTAGATCTCGCTCTCCAGCGAGATTAGTTCAACTTACAATTTTATGCAGATCTTAAAGACTCCTCAAAATTGAGTTTCACTAATTTAATCCGTATCTTTGCAGCATTATTAATGAATTAATTTAGAAGATTATGTATCCACCAGAATTGGTAAAACCGATGAGAGCAGATTTGACTGCCGTTGGTTTTGAAGAATTACATACTGCCGAAGCTGTTGATAAGGCTATTGCAAAAGAAGGAACAACGTTAGTTGTTGTAAATTCTGTTTGCGGTTGTGCAGCAGCCAATGCAAGACCTGGAGCAAGAATGTCTCTAGATAACGCAAAAAAACCTGATCACTTAGTTACTGTTTTTGCAGGAGTTGACAGAGAAGCTACAGATAAAGCAAGAAATCATATGATTCCTTTTCCTCCATCTTCGCCAAGCATGGCGTTGTTTAAGGACGGACAATTAGTACATATGTTAGAACGTCATCATATTGAAGGTAGACCAGCAGAAATGATCGCTGAAAATTTAAAAGACGCGTACAACGAGAATTGCTAATACATTCTTACCGAAAAAAAATACGATAAAACCACGCTTTTGCGTGGTTTTGTTTTTTATTTTTGTCACATCATAAAGTACCAAAGTTGTGAAGTATTTATCATATATAGTATCTAGCGTTTATTTATTATTTTTTGGATTGTCCTTAGTAATCTCTCATGGAATCCAATGGATTTGCTTGAAGTTAGGCGGACAAAAATGGCACAACTGGAGCGTAAATTTGATGCAATTTACATTGATGCGTTGCCAAAATCTTTTAGGAACGCGTTATACGCTCAAAAACCCGCATGAATTAAATTCGAATCAACCGATAATTATTGTGTCAAATCATCAGAGTATGAATGACATTTCGCCGATGATTTGGTTGTTTAAAAAACATTTTCCAAAATTTATCAGTAAGAAAGAATTAGGAAAAGGAATTCCAGGTATTTCTTTCAATTTACGCCACGGTGGCGCAGCTTTGATTGACCGAAATGATCCGAAACAAGCCATTACAGAAATCATTCGATTTGCAAAATATATTCATGAAAATAACTATTCCGCTGTAATTTTTCCAGAAGGAACACGTAGTAAAAATGGTGTGCCAAGACCTTTTAAAAGAAAAGGATTGGATGTGTTGTTTAAGTATATTCCGAATGCACAAATTGTTCCTGTGACGATTAATAATTCGTGGAAAACAACCAAATACGGGAAATTTCCATATGGTTTAGGCGCACACATTACCGTGGAAGCACACAAACCTCTTTTATTAAGTGATTTTCCAAAAGATAAACGCGACGAATTGCTTGAACATATTGAGAAAGTAATTACAGAACATATTGTAATTGATTGATTTATGAATAAAGAAAAAATCATTTCGGAAACTATTTCTTTTGTGCAAAAAACCTTGAAAAATGCTGAAGGCGGACACGATTGGTTTCACATTGAACGTGTGTATAAAAACTCGTTATTGATTGCGGAAGAAGAAACCGTCGATGAATTTATTGTGAGTTTGGGCGCATTGTTACATGATATCGCTGACGCTAAATTTCACAATGGCGACGAAACTGTTGGTCCAAAAGTAGCACGCGAGTTTCTAGAAAGTTTACAAGTCGAAAAAAGTGTGATTCTGCATGTAGAAAACATTATTTCTAATATTTCTTTTAAAGGTGGGAATTTTGATCAACAATTTAATTCGCCAGAATTAGACGTCATTCAAGATGCAGATCGTTTGGACGCGATTGGCGCCATTGGAATTGCACGTTGTTTCAATTATGGCGGATTTAAGAATCGGAAATTATACGATCCTGCAATTCCTGTAAATCTTCACATGAGTAAAGCCGAGTATAAAAAAACAACTGCGCCAACAATTAATCATTTCTACGAAAAATTGTTATTGCTGAAAGATAAAATGAATACCAAAACTGGTAAAAAAATTGCCGAACAACGTCATGAATATATGGAGCAATTTCTGAATCAGTTTTTCCGTGAATGGAATGGGGAAGTTTAGACTTTGTTAGATTGTTAGATTGTTAGATGAAATTTAATTACGTTACTGTATCATCAACTTCATTTCGCTTCTGTATTTAGAAGCACTTTTCCCTGTAATTTCTTTAAATGACTTATTGAAGTGAGAGAAATTATTAAAACCACTTTCATAGCAAATATCGGTAATACTACTTTGGCTTTCTAAAAGCAGTTTTGTTGCATGCATCACTCTGTATTCGTTCACTAATTTTGTAAATGTTTTTCCTGTCACTTTTTTAAAGTAGCGACAAAACGCAGGAACTGTCATACTTACCTTATCTGCAATTTCATCTAAAGTAATATGTTGTTGAAAATTGCTACTGATATATTTGAATATAATATCTATTTTAACGCTGTCTTGCGGTTGTGTTTCAAAGGCAAATCCGTCTGCATTTAGTAACACATAATCTTTGGCTAATGCCAACAGATTCAAAATTTCTAATAGCTTGATCACTCTCTTGAAACCATCATATTTTGGTAATTTTTCAATTTTTGGTCCAACGAGTTTTTTTGTTTCTGGCTGAAACCGAATTCCTTTTTTTGCCTTTTCTAGCAAGAGCGAAATATTCTTCATTTCTGGTAAATTGTAGAATTCTTTCCCTAAAAAATCAGTTTTAAATTGAATGAGTGTTTCTTTTCCTTTTGAAGTCAATCGATCTGCAAATCCATTGTGTGGCAAATTAGATCCAATAAGAATTAATTGACTGTTATTGAAGTACGATAAATGGTTTCCTATATGACATTTACCTTTTCCTTTGTTTACATATACCAATTCTACTTCAGGATGAAAATGCCAAAACGCTAATCCACGTTTTCGCTTTTTCGTATTCTGTGCCACAAGAATAGAACTCCCAAAATCTGGTGTTATTTTTTCATAGGTAGGTTTGTTGTTCATAAGCAAAATGTATTCGTTGCAAATTTACCATTTACATGGTTTTAAACATATGTTCTTTTACCTAAATTATATACTATATTAACTTAATAAAAATATAATATTTATTTCATGGTTAAAATAACACACATATTAGCCAAAATAGCTGTTTTACAACAACAAAATCGAACTTAGATTTGTACTGTGAATTATTTAAAACTAAAAGTCATGAAAAAAAGAATCAAAAATGTTGTATTTATAGTAGCTATGTTGGCTAGTGTAATGAGTTATGCGAGTGCTGATTATGCTTTAAACACCAAGAAAATTAGTACTATACTAACCTTAACGAATGTTAAAAAAGGACAAAAATTAGTAATTAAAGATGCTGATTTATCTATTATTTATAAAGAATTAATAGCAAATGATGGCATATTTTCCAAAGGATATGATTTGACGGCTTTGCCAGATGGTAAATACTTTTTTGAGTTAGAAAAAGATGTTGAAATCGTAATTATGCCATTTACAGTAGTTTCAAACGAAGTGAAATTTGAAAAAGAAAAAGAGGCTTTTATATACAAACCTACTGTTAGAACTGTAGATAATATAGTTTATGTTTCTAGGCTTTCTTTAGATACGCAACCTTTAAAAATAAAAATTTATTACAGAGAATCTTTTGGCGATACTACTACTTTAGTTTTTTCTGAAGAAATTAAAAACACCAAAATCATAGAGCGAATCTATGAATTATCAAAACTAAAAAAAGGAGATTACACGATCGTGTTTAAAACACAAAATAGAGAGTTTACAGAACGAATTAAGTTCTAACGAATCTAGTATTAAATTTGATTGAAGGCACAGCAAACCGCTATTGGGATTGCTGTGCTTTTTTTCGTTAGAACAGGCAATATTGACCATTTTATACTTTTAATAAAACGTTTTGTTGAGTTTGAGCATTCTATTCTAGTGTATTATCAACTTCATTTCTCATAGCTTTAAATACAACTACAAGAATTCAGAAAAGTCTCTTTTTTAAAAAAAATAAAAAAAGTGGGTAATGGAATCTAATTATGAACCCTAGTTATAAAAGCTGACAAGCAAACTAAATAATTAATCCATAAAATTCTATATTATGAAAAGCAAAACATTCAATTCGTTAAAATTAAACAGAGTATCAGTTTCTAACTTATCATCTATTAGTGGTGGTCTTGTTGCGAATAACAATAATAATCAACAACCAATGCGAAATGTTCCAAGTACAGCCGGACCAACTTGGGATTGTGGTTACAGTGCTGGTTGCAAAACTAAAGGTTGTGCTAATGGTTAATATGAAGAACTAAAATTATTTTCTAAATAACGTAAATTACCCAAGTTTTATACACTAAAATTTGGGTGATTTTTTGTTTAAATTAGTCTCTAAAAAAACCACCCTAATATTCAATATTAATAACTCCATCAGTAAACGTAAATATTGGTTGTCCAGTATTATCTTCCATAGTTGCTCTAAAAGTTCCTTCCATTTTAGAATCTGTATGTACTTCAATAGAAGTTTCTCTGTTTCCATATATTGGATCTGAAATGTGGTTTATATGATTCTCAATAAACACAAAATCATCTATTTGATTTGTTTCTTCTACCAACACAGAAAACAAAAGTGTTTTCATATTATTATCAAAAGATGCTTCTATAATCCTAATTTCAGTATTTGCTGGATTTAATGTCACGTTGTAATCTGTTAGAGAATAATCAACTCCATTAAGATTGAAACTTAAATTACTTTCATTCAGTATTAATGAGTTTTCATCATCAGTTGAACACGACAGAAAAGCTAGAGCGATTAGACATAAAAATACTTTTTTCATTGCGGTTAATTTATAATTATACACGTTTTTAATTCATCAATTTTGATTGATTACTTTTAAATGTATATCATAAATTTGTATAAAATACTACAGAATTGATAAGCGTCGTGTATTTTTTATGAGCGTTGTTAAATGATGTGAATTTTATATATTTTTTGAAAAATAAAAATGATAGATTTCGTTTTTATTTTCTTTGTTCGCCCAAAGAATACTGAATCAAGTTCAGCACAGGCTTCAACAAAAGAAAAGGCACTTTTCCAGAGGTGTTTTTAGTTTTTTCTCTGAAAAACTAAAACCGTATTCATTTTTCTAAATTTTTTCCAAGGCTTCAAAAATTCTTAACGAAAAATGAATACTACACTTCGGAAAAGAACAAAGTGGAAAACAACAACATTTATTACATCAATCTAATCTCAAAACAGCGAATATTGCCCACTTTTATACTTTTCGTGAAGCGTTCTATTGAGTTTGGGCGTTTTTTTATTTTTGAAATATTTCAATCGCGCAAGCTTGATTAAGTTATGAATTTGTTCTGCAATTTTTCCTTCGCCGCGCATTCTGTTTCCATAACGACTGTCATTTAATGTTCCGCCATGACAACTTGCAATTTGATTCAATACTTTTTCTGCTTTGTCTGGCATGGTTTTATGAATCCAATCTGAGAAAATTTCGCCAATAGCGCCATTCAATCGTACAATTGTATAACCAATTGATGTTGCGCCTAATTCAGCTACTTTTTTTGCCATCGGAAGAATTTCATGACTGTTTATAGACGGAATTATCGGTGCCAACATTACATTGACAGGAATTCCGTTTTCGGCGAGCGTTTGTACAGTTTCCAATCGCTTTTTAATGGTGGCAGTTCTTGGCTCCAACACACGACGCGTTTCTTCTGACAAGGAAGTTATAGAAATATTGACACTGACCAAGTTATCTTTTGCGAGTTCTTTTAGGAGATCTAAATCGCGCAGAATTAGTGCGTTTTTAGTAATGATTCCGACAGGATGTTTGTATTTTAAGAATACTTTTAAAAGACTTCGCGTAATCTCCAACTCCTTTTCTACAGGTTGGTAACAATCAGTATTGCCAGAAAGTATAATGGGACATGCTTGCCAATTTTTCTTCTTTATTTTTTCTTCTAATAATTCCGCAGCGTTGCGTTTGACTAATATTTTTCGTTCAAAATCTAATCCTGCGCTAAATCCCCAATATTCATGCGTCACACGCGCATAACAATAAATACAACCATGTTCACAACCTTGATACGGATTTAGTGAATATTCCATACCAACATCTGGACTTTGCACTTTGTTTACAATCGTTTTTGGAAACGTATTGATGTATTGAGTTTTGTTTTTATCTGCTTCTTCGCCTTCTTTGTGACAATATTCTAAAAAATCGGAGCGCGTTTCATGCGTATCTTGCAAAAAACGATTGTGTACATTTTTTTGCGCGCCTCTTCCTTTGATGTTTTTCGTACGTTCCAACATTTCTTTTTTCAAAAATAAAAGCTATACAAACAATATCGCTTGGTTGAAATGATTTTGAAGTGCAACTACGGGAATTTTAATTCGTTAAACTTTTGAAAGTGACGTTCATTATATCTACATTTATAAAAAACAACCGCATTTCATATGTTTAAAACAATCTCTATATGCATTTCTTTTTTGTTTTTTGCTTCTGCAAATAGCCAAGAAACTGTTGATCCTTACAAAGATCAAAAGGCAAACGCGAAAAATTTTCCATCAAACCTCAAAAAAAGCGATCAGCTAATTTGGTGTATTGATGCGGAAAAAAAGAAGGGAAAATGGGTTGTCATTCTTGAAATATCTAAAGAAGAAATAAAAGAATTACAAGAGAAATTAGTATTACTTGGTTTTA from Kordia antarctica encodes the following:
- a CDS encoding HD domain-containing protein — its product is MNKEKIISETISFVQKTLKNAEGGHDWFHIERVYKNSLLIAEEETVDEFIVSLGALLHDIADAKFHNGDETVGPKVAREFLESLQVEKSVILHVENIISNISFKGGNFDQQFNSPELDVIQDADRLDAIGAIGIARCFNYGGFKNRKLYDPAIPVNLHMSKAEYKKTTAPTINHFYEKLLLLKDKMNTKTGKKIAEQRHEYMEQFLNQFFREWNGEV
- a CDS encoding HupE/UreJ family protein; this translates as MLDQFLFYFELGMNHILRINGLDHILFLVVLIIAYTFKDWKRVLWLVTAFTIGHTLSLILSTYGAVKVNGEIVEFFVLITIFTMALYNVFTAGKSANKTKSVILVISALFFGIIHGLAFAKDFKFITNDINDKLLPLLEFTLGIEAAQIIIVVVVLIISFIFQTIFRFSKRDWVMVVSAIVIGVLIPLLIKARFW
- a CDS encoding AraC family transcriptional regulator, translated to MNNKPTYEKITPDFGSSILVAQNTKKRKRGLAFWHFHPEVELVYVNKGKGKCHIGNHLSYFNNSQLILIGSNLPHNGFADRLTSKGKETLIQFKTDFLGKEFYNLPEMKNISLLLEKAKKGIRFQPETKKLVGPKIEKLPKYDGFKRVIKLLEILNLLALAKDYVLLNADGFAFETQPQDSVKIDIIFKYISSNFQQHITLDEIADKVSMTVPAFCRYFKKVTGKTFTKLVNEYRVMHATKLLLESQSSITDICYESGFNNFSHFNKSFKEITGKSASKYRSEMKLMIQ
- a CDS encoding deoxycytidylate deaminase; the encoded protein is MPKQKQAKYDHAYLRMAKEWGKLSYCKRKQVGAIVVKDRMIISDGYNGTPSGFENFCEDEEGYTKWYVLHAEANAILKVAASTQSCVGATLYITMSPCKECSKLIHQSGITRVVYVTAYKDDSGVQFLQKAGVEVEHIPTLQTS
- a CDS encoding TerB family tellurite resistance protein, which encodes MSGFASWIGGALGWTLGGPIGAAIGFAIGAAVDKATSKGLLLEPPKRTGQQRNKRADSVYDKRRRRVSSAQKQAETKSGDFEVSLLVLSAIVMKVDGEVSDSEKNYVRAYFVKMYGKERANHAFQLFNGILKKEDLSTREICQQIQLYMDHSSRLQLLHYLFGVTKADGHVSESEVELIEKIAGYLYINARDYESIKAMFYDPVDSAYKILEIDKSVSINEIKKAYRKMAKKYHPDKLQHLGEEHMKGAKEKFQHVQKAYEKLQKERGF
- a CDS encoding lysophospholipid acyltransferase family protein; the encoded protein is MKYLSYIVSSVYLLFFGLSLVISHGIQWICLKLGGQKWHNWSVNLMQFTLMRCQNLLGTRYTLKNPHELNSNQPIIIVSNHQSMNDISPMIWLFKKHFPKFISKKELGKGIPGISFNLRHGGAALIDRNDPKQAITEIIRFAKYIHENNYSAVIFPEGTRSKNGVPRPFKRKGLDVLFKYIPNAQIVPVTINNSWKTTKYGKFPYGLGAHITVEAHKPLLLSDFPKDKRDELLEHIEKVITEHIVID
- a CDS encoding BrxA/BrxB family bacilliredoxin; the protein is MYPPELVKPMRADLTAVGFEELHTAEAVDKAIAKEGTTLVVVNSVCGCAAANARPGARMSLDNAKKPDHLVTVFAGVDREATDKARNHMIPFPPSSPSMALFKDGQLVHMLERHHIEGRPAEMIAENLKDAYNENC
- a CDS encoding PA0069 family radical SAM protein; translation: MLERTKNIKGRGAQKNVHNRFLQDTHETRSDFLEYCHKEGEEADKNKTQYINTFPKTIVNKVQSPDVGMEYSLNPYQGCEHGCIYCYARVTHEYWGFSAGLDFERKILVKRNAAELLEEKIKKKNWQACPIILSGNTDCYQPVEKELEITRSLLKVFLKYKHPVGIITKNALILRDLDLLKELAKDNLVSVNISITSLSEETRRVLEPRTATIKKRLETVQTLAENGIPVNVMLAPIIPSINSHEILPMAKKVAELGATSIGYTIVRLNGAIGEIFSDWIHKTMPDKAEKVLNQIASCHGGTLNDSRYGNRMRGEGKIAEQIHNLIKLARLKYFKNKKTPKLNRTLHEKYKSGQYSLF